The Alnus glutinosa chromosome 3, dhAlnGlut1.1, whole genome shotgun sequence nucleotide sequence accacttgtctagaggatttctttctgcggatgatcagtttcgggcaagaagactcaagtggCTAAAATTtttagtctatggtttcccgacTTCAGGaacaagaagccgaagtggctcaaattcaacaaatatgatatcttgaggttttggttttctcttgttgatttgagtttttaatgagacactttactattattcttgttgttttgaattttagtatggttttctcttatactctgtttaccctttgtccttttgtgacgaAAAGgtagagtattttttgtttttggaccgggaatgtaattccaaaccggtcaagtgtttttttgttccagaatggccaaagggggagtttgttaatattttatattggcaacattctggttgacaaaaacactttatgtaacggttgctttttaacaggtttatcggttctattcagagtcttcaagtgatatggacagtgtctcatttcatgccatgtgtatggtcacaagttttcaagaagatgtccatgaagattctcaagtcaaaacagccggttcctgtgcaaccgtctggacaggCCTttaaaggcgtccggacgccccgcattgtcttacagataaacattgaagattTCTGGACgccaggtcaatcagtattcaacatggagttggatttcagaagttgacactgtttaagaagtctctgcaagacgtccggacaacgtggcaacacgtccggacgatgtctagtatttcaaaatattccagagttccgttcgaacgtggaaaggattttagcaaagaccgtctggacgcttggtcaagccatccagacgtgaacctgataaagatagaattacgctgtttctaaaaatatatcgcagaaaaccgttcggacgtggctaactttcgTCTCGACGCTCActagccagagtccgaatctcagcattttttaggtctctttaagcctataaatagggggctctaggctagtgttttgtacagaattcggtagtgaattccatagtgctttgagagggtgtttagggagaatcaaagatccactagctctcatgccattgccggtgtgtgctcagttgtttgtgtgaagtctatcttaggggtcggctctaaggtaaaggaatccatcaaaaaccccttcaggtggaagatctggttgggaagctttcgtgttgggttacatgtcagagttaaaggtatgactactgcataggtttatgtgagtacgagtgtcttgtaactagctttgtttttggatagtggatttcctgggtttggtttccccggagtggttttttctcttcatagagtttccacttcgtaacaaatatcttgtcttatttaaattccgtatttaagatatttgtttgcacagaaacacacacactaggtttaaattagaagtcaataaatattttcatagaggactttataggcatccttgagttcttccctgTCTTCATCGCTGTTCTCTGGGTAGTAGGATTGGGAATCctcctggtcttcatgtggagtcacaaaggctagaaatttttgatcttgagcaggagtttcttcttcttcttctgactcatcactgagagttgcaTTGTTCGCCTTCCCTTTAGCCTACTTGAGATTCCCATAGTTAGCCCGAATATGCCCAtagcctaagcattcaaaacatctgggacctcttggatccttcttctcagcttcttttGGCTCAAATTCTCTAGGGGCCTTCTTTAGTCTTTCGATgaacattttcttgaatttatcattcttcatcagtCACCTgaagttcttggccagcattaccactgcatcttcttcattatcagagtcttccTCAGATGAGACTCTAGCCTTAGATACCTTGAGGGAAATTGTCTTTGCCTTCTAGACTAGaggcagggaatactcataagttgaagagatcccaccaactctttaATCTTCATCTCATCTAGATCCTTTCTTTCTTAAATAGTACTTACTTTtatcctgaaatgctcaggcaaagatcttagaatttttcagatgagttttacattcgagactgtcttcccaagactcaccattgaatTTCTCAGGCCACTAATCTTAGTCTAAAACTCCctgaatgtctcttcttcaagtatcttaatttcttcaaatctagaagtCAACATCTAGAGCTTagtagatttaacaagttttgtgcccctcatatgttgtttctaagatttgtcatgcttcttgagcggattcaaagtttaaaattcttgcgaattcagaaagtgaaagagcttgacatagagcatggaaggctttatcattggcaaatcgtgcatttttttgagtaattggCTCGACAGCTATAGcctctggcttagtccaactagATTCTACAATATGCCAAACATAAatggatttaaaaaaaaaaaaaaaaaacgcatacaagctttccaaaaggcaggaacaaaattaaaagtttgagacatagtaaaAATAAAGTAGAACTCAAAAAGATCagactcaagaaattaatctaaacagagtgtatcaagctctgataccaattgaaaaataaagagacttctaaattacggtgtgtgtgtgtgtgtgtgtgtgtgtgtgtgtgtgtgtgtgtgtgtgtgtgtgtgtgtgtgtgtgtgaacaacgtgtaacaaaatatctaaatgctaAATTTaatgagacatatattttgttaacgaagtagaaactcaattaagggaaaaaccacttcggggcagccaaacccaagaattcaaCTATTCGAAAGACAAAGCTTGTAACAAGagagtaacactcacataccagatgtagcgatcgtatcttgtactctgacacgtaacccaatgtgaatgcCTCATAACCAAGTCACttacttgaagggatcttcaatggattcctttaccttaaggctcctccctaagatagacttcacacgaacagcaCACCAGCAACAGCTAGAAAACTAGCAGagcttcacaatatctccctaaacaccctctctaagctatagagaattcaataccgaattctgtaaaaaaTGCATGCCTaaaggcctttatttataggcttagaagacctaaaacgaGTCTGtttctgatttctctaggcgacGTCCGAACAGAAGCATAgagggtccggacggtattgccttGGAGTCAAGACAGATGCAATTTGTTTGCatgtaatttccttatcaaggactgcatccggacgatgttgccctgtcatccagacggatgtaGATTGTCTTCCCAATCCGTGTCTTTAAAGGAAAACTGTAATCTCTTTGAATTCTGAAGAGCgcccggacgtgttgccatgacgttcgGACAGATGCACACTGGAACTGtttagaagcttctcgacactgatgggcgtccggatgcatCACTGGGCTGTCCACATGGAAACAATGGATTCGACTTCTGCTGAGTTGGAATCTAtatagaatcttccttgaacactgaaataaccttgttgaagcttgtgacattgaaacttgtcataataaggctttcttcgtattagagaaataaactctaaatactttgaagattctgaagtatacggcatccctgttaaaatagcaacattacataatagtgattttgttaatagaatgcagccaacaaaactaacagatatgataatatttatgtacgagaaatgctacaaatacttttaagtgctgacttctaaaaatgaatattttttgaCATGTAGGGTTGTAAATGAATAAGTCCGTTCAACAACTAGcttgtataaactcggctcaaattcagttcgtttaataaatgagcCAATTGTGAACACAAAATTaagctcgattattaaatgagttatacTCGTATAAATTCATATAAACTcctataacttcatttttattattttttatagtattGTTTTAATTTCGTAATTagaacatattttttaaaaaaaattagtcgaGCATAACTTTTATTAATGATCATCTTAAGCACTACGCTCAAtagaaacaatataaaaaaaaatacattgtaGAACTTCCTCAATTAGAAGATGTCATCCACGAGAGAAAGTGCTTCCTTCGCAAGATGGTATTATGGTAAGCCGCTCCATTTGCATCTCTCATAATATGACCGACCTTCCTGGTTTGCAAATTGCTCAGTACTCCACTAGCATTCTTAGTCAATGGCCATACATGCTACAACTCCTTTCCGCAATGACCGCACCACTTAGAGAGCATCACTTTCTAATTCTACCCTTTGCATCCCCAATTTTCTGCTAACATCTTGAGTAAATAGGAATTCTCTTCCAATATAATAGATATAGcttaaattattgttattatgagtcttgatatatatatatatatatatatatatatatatatatgtgtgtgtgtgtgtgtgtgtgtgtgcgcgcgcgcgcgcgtgctcttaatgaatttatatacatacatataaactgaAGATtggattatttaagattcatgttaatttgtttaattaactcaaataataaaaacttaacaataattaattaactaataattagtttggatttacgaaaaaataaaaaatgaacaatcatgatattactttatataagaatGAATAAATTAACTGAGCCACTCCTTAATAAGCTCAAGTtcgctaaaaaaaataaataagtcaaACTTGAACACATTATGTAGCTTGTTAATAAGCTAAAACTCGgttcattttcaaaataaaatcaaatgaacaGAATTTAAACATTCAATACGTACTCAATTACAATCTTATTGATATAACagtgaaaattaatattacatgtAATCAAATGGTAATTGATCAATttattccttcaaaaaaaaaaaattggtaatcgatctaaaaattaataattttcacTCACACTTTTAAAAgtgtaatgctacatatcacccatttattttccttttgtccccccaaaattgatgtggctcttaaaatcacaattggatcaaaattcaataatgatctatcataaattcaatggtgattttaagagaaacatcaattttaagaggataaaaaaaagacagagataatatatagcattactcctttaaaaataatatacacttaaaaataaacaaagaagtaCAAAGAGCATTCTCAATTTCTCATGTATTCACGTGAAGAACGTTGAAGTGTACCCACGTGAATTGCGTGAGATATCCACCACAAACCGCGGTGAGTTCGCGGCCCAAGGAATTGATAACGACGTGTTGTGGTGTGGTCAATAGGGCTGCCTGCAAATGACGGAAATGACACTCGAATTTGTAGAGTTGTTTATCACGTGCTCTATACGAGTAACGAATCTCGAAGAGACGTGACGGAGTCGCGGCCTTTAATATCACACGCACGGGCCCACGCTTCGTTTCAGTCCTTGTCGGGCACGTAAATGTTACTCCATTTACCTAACGCATTAAACTCCGGCAAGTGCCAGAAATGACTGAATAGACATATGAGTTCCTAGAACTACAAAAGTACCCTTACAAAATTACAGTTCAATTACGGTATATTCTCATATGAgcgatttttttctttttttctttttttctttttttattattgggatcgaattatattttattttccttttctttccgaCAGTGAAGAATTTCCCACACAAGGATTGTGTCCAGGACACTTTGAATCACTGGGCTTAAAAGTAGTAATCTCATATGAGAATAtacttttctttaaatttttattttaaagaaaaagtataGACATAAATTAACTACAAAATTGGTCTATAATTAATCTTTATAAGCCAGTCTAATAAAATAACTTGTGTTTgtaaagtacatttttttttattaatgatattaaaataacatgttagaaacaaatgttattaaataaaaaaaaatcatctcagATGCTAAAAGGCATTATTTTATTagattaatttgaaaaatatttaatttttatccaAAACATATTCTCATGCAAAGGAAAGAGTAACTGTTTTTAGCTCTTAAGAGCTAACACAATGAAGACAACTAATGGTTCTCCATTTAACAAGTCTCGTTTTAAATCATACTTTAGTCTCCTTTATTCAAAATTCATATATTATTccaaatattttatcaaaattagttgccaaaaaataaaatgggaataatttggaattttcaGTACCCACAACAAAATAGGTGATATTAATTTTAAGTTAAAATCTTTAATATGGCCAAGGTAGATATGAAGAATACACAGATAAAAGAAAGGAATGAGACAGATTGGACCCAGTCCACTGAGGGCAATCTTGTAAATGTGTCAGCAAAAGCATCTCGAGGATGCCTTCTCTCTTTGTTCTTCCATTGACTTGTTTGTTTGAATATGATTACCATCATCTTGCTTTCCACCTCTTTTTCTGAAGCAAAAAACACGTGGTCTAAACAAATAATAAGATAATTCCACGTCCACATCCACATCCATGGATAAAAAAGAATGGTACAGCTAAGGACCAACCAGGTTCAAAGCACATGCTAGGAAACTGACCAGCCGCCCATGTATATCCCTGCGTCCAAGCCTTCCCCATTTCTTCCCAAAGTAACAGCAAAACAAGTCTTCAAAACAACGGCACTGTGGAGAATACATCTGAATTTTTTAGCCAAACAAACATGTTGAAGACCGGAAAGGCAACGGAGAAGTCCAATTTCGCTCAGACATGCAACCTCCTGAGCCAGTACGTGAAGGAGAAAGGAAGGATGGGCGATATTAGCCGTGGAATGAATAGGAAACTGGAGCCTAAAggtgttctttctttctctatctCCATATCTTTTTACCTTCTGTTTTTGTACATAGTTTTCTTTCTCTATCTTCCATATCTGTTTCTGTAGATCGAACActgttaattaatataatatgcCTGACTTACAAGAAGTAGTACTGTTGGATCGAACAAATTGTCTCATAGTTTGTCTTGCCACGTTTCAGAAAAACCCGAAACATCTGATCTGCCAGCGGCAACCACTATGGATTTATTAATAAACATGGAAAATTCAGCTGAAGCTTTGAGACAAAACACCGTGTCTCCTTCAAATGCGCAATCCAGGGATTTTCTTCAACAGTTTGGTTGTTTCGATCCCTCAAACTCGAGCGACATGGCTTCTAGTAAGGCTGATTTCAGGTATATATGCAGACATTTGTGGTTTccggcctatatatatatatatatatgtatgaaatTAAGAAACATgaacttatttttttctttagatacGCATGGGTTAGTTCGAAGCATATATATACTGTTGCTCAAATTTCATATATACATGTCTAGAGTCGTCTGAAATTACTGAAGATCCCCTACTTTTGGcactaaactgcaattttagaTACACCTGCGAATCCAAATTAACATGTTTACTAAACGGGTTAATCATGGGTCAACGCATTTAACTTGGTGGCCCGTttaatttgtataattataaaatcagattttattttttcttttaaccttatttgcaaaaaaaattcatcaaaactTTCTTTTGGCTCTTTTTTAGAGTCTCCCAAAGAAATTATGTTTTCAATAagagatttaattatttatttattggagtctttttttttttttttttttccaaataatatGTCAAATGGATTGTGTTTGGCTCAACTCAATACAGCTGATTTATTAATGGTTATGTTGGTCAGGTCGGATTGGGTTAATACGATACAACATGTTTATCAAacgagatatgatacatttacaactttaaaacttttttgaaattaactATTGGATATAAAATATGTTATTTACACAATTCTTATATAAGATATGTTGTCCAGCTAACATATCTCATTAGATATTTATGGcccacatgtagaaaaatagattctatagttaattttaaaaaaaaaaaaaataaataaaatttgttagaGTTATGCAAGAGTATATATTcgataaataaaaacttatagCACGTGCACGTACATAGCTCAAGCATAAAACTTGCATGAAATATTCAAGCATTAATCCTTTAACAAAATTGTTGCTAaattataagtattttttattgcttCAGGAAACCGGCGATCAAGGAGGCTGTAACAGCCCAGATGACTATTTTTTACGCCGGCCAAGTACTAGTATTCAACGACTTTCAGGCCGACAAGGCAAGGGAGATCATGGCTTTGGCCAGAAAGGGATGCTCTTATACTTCTGGCATGGACAAAGTTAATTCAGGAAGTTCTATTGCAGCCTCGTCCCAAAGGAATACCACCCAACAAAGCCTTCAACAACAATCTCAAGCTATTGATTCTGGTAATTTTCTTGTCTTGTGTGAATAATATTAAGGGGAGCTGCATGTTTATGATGGGTTTCGAGAGATTTGTATATTgtattaacaatttttattttttcttaatttttagaTTTGCCAATTGCAAGAAGAGCTTCACTTCACCGGTTCTTGGAGAAGAGGAAGGATAGGTAAGCACTCTTATAGAGGCGATCTCtccctttcttctcttctttggtAAATTCCGATCATTATAAATCTTATTTTTGTGTCGACTTTACACAAAAGTCAAGGAAGGTCGGCTGAGTCAGATTTTGGGTTTTCAACATTTTCAACACCCCTGGGTTCAAGGGACATAGTTggatttttggaaagaaaaattgtaaaatcagtaatttgtgattatatccatttgcaataaattttttgtgacataaaaatgttttgagagtttcttaaaattaataaataggtCCATGCACTAAACTtcgacataatttttttttttttttaacaaaaaatgagTGCAGGGatctatttattaattttgcatACTACATGGATCTCTCAAAATacttttattccaaaaaaaatttattgcatATCGGTATAATTATATgaaatgatttaatatatatatattttttttttatagttttaggGTAACGAATAATGAATTTTTCTtgaaatgttattattattattattattattattgctgtTCAATTTGCTCCCTTTCCCTTGTAtttctttaatgaaaaataaaaaataaaaaatcaatgaattaCATAATtaatcttctcttcttttttttgcctatttttCAGGGCGGCGGCAAAAGCACCATATCAAAGCAACCCACCTTCCGAAGCTCCTCCCAAGCCCAAGGAAAGCAACCCATGGATTGAGCTAGAATATCAATCTTCAAAACAACTCGAGCTTAAGTTATAATGACCACCTCACCATTTCCTAGGACCTCCATCTGGCGactttaaaaatcaaaattatacAAGTTATTAGGCcttgtgtacttttttttttctcaattatttaataaatttgtacATACTATTCATCAAGTAGATCAAGTTTCTGAATTTTCGAAATGTCATAAAACTGATAAGTTTGTGGGCTAttgacactacaaaaataaatgaattttgtGACTAAAttttagtggcctttcaggaTGTCTGAAAGGTCACTAAACAATAGTGACTTTTGATTTGTGGCCATTTTAAAAGGTCAGTAATTAGAAAATCAATAATTATGATTTAGTGGCATGCCATTggttgacacgccactaattagtggcgtgctAGAACGACACGCCACTAAAtattagtggcgtgtcactGAACGGCACGGCAccaattaatgtaattttttttttttgaaaaaaaaaatcagcaattcatttattaaaaaccctGCATTTTTACATGTCCATTCTGCAATCCATTCTATTACATTTCCATCAATCTATGATCAACACAATCACAACAAGCCTGCATTTTTATCGataatcaacaatcacaactattaaaaaatcaaaacaaaagtttcTACTATCTATTACATTTCCATCAGTCCATGATCAACACAATAACAACAATTTGCATTTTTATCGATGATCAACAAtcacaaacatatatatcatagattcataacaatcaaaacaaaagtttcaacaaacaaaatatacaatcaatTTTCTGTCAAGTGGTTCATAACAAATTATACATATTACAATACAGGAACAAAATAACCCTAAATGTTACCCAATATCAATTGTTAGCAAGATTTTCATGACCAGGTAACTGTACAGTATTTTCCGCAGCAACTGTGAGTGATAAAACAAACATAAttagcaaacaatatgattGACTCATATCAAGTCCTAAGCATTGAGCAACACGTGAATTTAAACAAACGAAATcatactaagaaaaaaaaaagttattaattattacctgattTGCTATCAACAGATGATATGACATAGATCTGATGTGTGAAATTTTTGTCTGGCGCTACGTTATCATTAGAGATTTCGGGCACGGATAATGACTGGAGCCACAATGACTCCATTTGGCTAAAACGGAACATAATCTAAGACAGTGCCACCAACACCTCATCCATTTGTGCCTTGTGTCGTGCCCGCTCACCCTCAAGTGCTTTCTCGATCTCAGATCGACCATTTCGTACGAGAAGATGGCGTGCCCTTTATTCTATGATCAAGGTTGTGAGGGTGTATGGTATGGGCGAATGGACCCCCACACAGGCCAAATATTTGGCCCAACATGCCAACTCTGCCTGCGTACTCCGGCTTATTGCCGAGCGCCTCCGCGTATGCATAGTCATGTCTCTAGCGTATCGTTCCGTGTGTTACACTTGACGATTCGGCAAGGTCGGTTGCTATTAGCTCTGCCATCCTCTCCTGCATGTTGTATTAAATGTTGGTGCATCAAATAAATGGGCATCGTAAATAAGTTATCACACATATAAGAAAAGCAATATATGAAAGGTGAATAATATACACATCTCTCCTTCACTATGTCATTTGGATAGCTTACATCCTTCCTCATGTGAGTTTTTATGTATGATTTTACTCGCGTCGGAGGAGTGCCATCCTTGACAGCTTGCTGaaagaataaaacattataacacacaggattatatatatatatatatatatatatatatatatatatatatatatatatatatatatatatatatatatatatatatatatatataataacatataatCATTACGACATgcaggaatcttctcatacccaaGCCCCATGTCTCTAAGAAACTTTTTCTCCTCATATGTATTAGCTAGCAAAGTGTTATCACATGTAGGCAGCAACTGAATGATGAACTCAAGCAAAGCCGAGAAACTATTGTTGCTAATTCCgccaatgcacttcaagttaTACAAATGTACAGTAACACTCAGCTTGCTATGTTTAGTACTCTCATGAAGTGGCTTCTCCGACTTTTTAAGCATGTCGTATTACTTAAGAACGTCACGCTGGTTCTTTATTCCACTCAATTTCTTCACCTCCCTCAACCACGACCTCAGGCTCACAATTGTCTTCTCTAACTTCATGCATGCTGAATGCATTGCGCAACATTACGTGCATGTCACCACCCCGTTCTGTGCTTCCACTAGCCGCATCTGCAGCCGAGCGATTTGAGTAAGAACCTCCAGCAAGACCCCGTACATGCTTCTCACTAtgccaaaaccatgtagtgtatATAGTCATTATTCTCTTACCCCCTCTCAAGTGGGCAAGTACGACACTTGGTGGGTGGCGCTAGTTATTTCGACACGACTTACAAGGGCAGTGGATATTTCCATTGGGGATCCGATAGTTATTAACTATGAAGTCAACAAACGATCTACACCCATCTCTGTATTCCCTCCTATCCCTAGACTTTGTCATCCAagtcttcatctttttctttacgtacaatacaaaatagtaataaaTGAACATACTAAGTTTATGAGACTTCATActaagttttaaaatttgaatatttcaatGAGAAAGGAAGTTCAATCCAATTATTCTAATAAATATCTAAAAGGTtagcacaaaaataaaaataaaaaaggcatgTGGACACTAAAATATCTAAGGTGACCAAACATAAAATAACTGAATAAATGAAAACAATGGATATTTATATTCACAATATGATCGGAATAATATTTatctcattattttaatttattattgaaagtATATAGGTTTAAGGCAAAAGGATTTTTTTAACTACCGATTCAGAAAAGTATAGATTACTATGTATTGACCAAACTAATGATTATTCATGATTTCATAATTGAATCAATTACATACTGGTTATAGCAACCTACTAAAGAAATGTTATGGTAAAACTTTGTTTAAAACGACGTGGTAgaaagtttcttcttcttatttcttttcttttatatatacatatattttaatctttgaaaagtctttatttttattgtgtGTGTGGAAGATGTATTACGAAGGGCTAAGATATCCATCCATAGGGTGAAACTATGattaatgttagtattttggcctcattctgtgtttggacgaaatcacttaagtgtaaagatgctgctaaacagggatttcactattcagagtctgcaagtcagaagaaattcaagttccctgtaagccgtccagacgatcgagccatcccatccggatgcccatctgtcctctgtttcatccgtccggacgctagacagaccagcatcatccgttcggacgaagtgttcattccgtccggaccccatactgtatcgagaagtttctgtgccagcttgcatccgtccggacgtttcagcagcatgtccggacgcctcctagtacttgatcagtttctgatttctttccaagtttcaagaaagggaagatcaatcaaccgtccggacgatgtggtatcccgtccggacgcccgtcTCCGTgtggcaagaatcgcaattcaaaaatgaTCGTCCGGatgtctgacagctgtggttcggacgcgcgtgcatcaaagaaggaaattgccgaatcgacttcaaccgtccggatgactgcttatcatggtccggatgcacgcattactgatatggaaattgcgtgttgaagaatagccatccggacgctcatcccccatggtctggacgctcgagagccttataaggaaattacttgcagcggacgtgcgaccgt carries:
- the LOC133864514 gene encoding protein TIFY 10A-like, giving the protein MLKTGKATEKSNFAQTCNLLSQYVKEKGRMGDISRGMNRKLEPKEKPETSDLPAATTMDLLINMENSAEALRQNTVSPSNAQSRDFLQQFGCFDPSNSSDMASSKADFRKPAIKEAVTAQMTIFYAGQVLVFNDFQADKAREIMALARKGCSYTSGMDKVNSGSSIAASSQRNTTQQSLQQQSQAIDSDLPIARRASLHRFLEKRKDRAAAKAPYQSNPPSEAPPKPKESNPWIELEYQSSKQLELKL